The segment GGATGAACCATCGCGGCCACAAGCACAAATAACCCACTACGACAACCGGTGCCAGCCCTATGGCGCCGGTTACCTACCCCAATCTCCCTACCGGATCCTCGGCCCGCAGGTGCGTATACCGTTTCAGCATCTGCAGAATCTTGTGACTGGTAATCGCCGCGACCTCCACAGGGTTCAACCCCGTCTCAAAGAGCCGGGAGGTCGTCCCATGGCGCCGATCGTGGAAGGTCAGGCCTTCGATGCTGGTGGCCATGCAGGCCCGCTCGAGGGGCCATGCCCGCACGGCGCATGGGAGGCTCGCATCTTGGTCTTTTGCGGCGGCCTCGACGAGGCGCCGATGCTCATCATCGACCAGTCGCCTTGTCCTGCCGCCCGGGAGCTTGGGACGCTGGCCCCGGATCCGCTTGACGGGGTTTCCCAGGGGCTCCATGCCCCAGGCGGAGCCTGTGACCGTGAAGACGTGGGAGAGTAAAGCGAGGTCGAGGCGGATGGCATTGGCGCCCAAACCTTCCGCTTGCCGGCCCCAGATGAACGTCGTGATGTCCGAGCCCTTGATGGACGCCAGGGAGCGACGGGCGAAGGGGAGGGCGGCTAAGGTCTTCACGCGGTTCTTCTCGCGCGCCACTGTCGACGGTTTCTTGGTCGGCGTGATCTCACGGAGGTAACGGTCCCAGGCCTCGGTCTGGCTGGTCGATGCCGCCTCGGTGCGCGAAACGAAGACCCCACGATCCATCTCCCGCTCGATCTGGCGCGCCCAGACCTCTACCTTGGATTTGCTATCGAATGGTCCAGATTGCGGCGGAAGCCCCGCCGAGGGATTTTCACTTGCCGGACACGCTTACCGTTCGGGCCGGGACGCTGGATAAATGTCGGCAGGGGACACTTTTCTTGCGGAATTGTCTCACCAGTGTCTCGAATGCCATGCAGGCTTGTCTATGGTGGCGGCGAATATGCGCTAAATGCTGGATTTTATTGGTGCCGGGAGAGGGGGTCGAACCCACACGGTATCTCTACCACCGGATTTTGAGTCCGGCGCGTCTGCCAGTTCCGCCATCCCGGCGCGCGCGCAGTATAACGGGTTTGTCGACAGGACAACAGTACTGGGCTCGCCTTTCCCGTATAATCCCGGCGCCATGACCTCAGATCTCTTTGACTACGACCTACCCCCCGAATTGATCGCCCAAACGCCGGTCTCGCCCCGTAGTGCGAGCCGCCTCATGGTCGTCAGCGCTGATGATGGGGGTTTGGCGGACCGCCAATTTGCGGACCTGGGTGAATATCTTCTGGCGGGCGATCTTCTGGTCTTCAACGATACCCGTGTGGTGCCGGCGCGATTTTACGGGCGGCGCCCCACGGGCGGGCGTGTGGAGCTCTTGCTGGAGCGTTTTCTGGATGATGGTGGGCGGGCGCATGTGGCGCTACGCGCCAGTAAATCGCCGCGCGCCGGCGAGGTGCTCACGCTCGAGGGCGGGCTCTATGCGACGGTGCTGGGGCGGACCGGTGAATTGACAGAGGTCATGTTCAGCGGGGCTGACGACCTCATGGGGCTGATCGAGCGTGTCGGCCACGTGCCCCTGCCGCCCTACATCACGCGGCCCGACAATGAGAATGATAGGACCCGTTATCAAACGGTCTACGCGCGCGTCCCGGGGGCCGTGGCCGCGCCCACGGCCGGGCTTCATTTCGATGAGGCGCTGCTCGCGCGGTTGGCCGGACAGGGTGTGGAGACTGCCTTCGTGACGTTGCATGTGGGTGCCGGGACCTTTCGGCCCGTACGCCCCGAGACCCTGGCGCAAGGGCGGCTGCACCCCGAGCGCATCATTGTCTCCGAGGCCTTGGTAGCGGCGATCGCTGCCACCAAGGCGCATGGCGGACGGGTGATTGCGGTCGGAACCACGACCGCGCGGGCCCTGGAGGCGGCCGCGGCGTCCGGGACACTGAGGCCGTATATCGGGGATACGGATCTTTTTATTCGTCCGGGGTTCCAGTTTCGGGTCACCGAAGGGCTTATAACCAACTTTCATTTGCCACATTCAACACTTTTAATGCTGGTGTGCGCGTTCGCCGGGGCCGACCGGGTGAGGGATGCTTATCGTCGGGCAGTGATGATGCGTTATCGTTTCTTTAGTTATGGCGATGCCATGCTCTTATGGCGCGCGGCCCGAGAGAATAAATAGAAGGCGGACCGTTCGAGGAGGGCCGACCAAAGACGGAGAGACCTTTGGTCGATAGTTCCGGAGCCGAGTCCGGTTAATGCTGGGACTCCCGTCAGGACCAATAATTTGTCGCACACCATCCTTGTCGTCGATGCGCCCGGGGGGGCCTGTTTCGAGCGGGTCGTCAGTACCGTGAAGCGTGCGAGCCCAGCGTCATTCCATGTCGGGACGGCCGAGGAGGTTGTGCGCCGCGTGGCGGCCCATGACGGGCCCGCCGTTGTCATCGTAACGAGCGATACCCCGGCTCCGCTCGCGGTCGCCGAGCAGGTTTATGGCGCAGCACCCCTTACCTACGTCCTGTTCGTGGCCGATGACGCGGGTGCCGCAACGCTTGTCTCGGGCCTACGAGATAGCGCGGTTTCGCAAGGGGCGCGCTGGGCGATAAGCCCTCCCGACGACGATCGCATCGTGGAGTTGCTGGCTGGCGCGCTTGGGGCATCACGGCGCCTTAAGACTACCGCCCTGGGCGGGGAGCCTGGTCGTGAGGTGGACGTGATATCGGCGGCCGCCGGCCGCCTTGCGCACATGGTCTGGTCGGCCGCAGCCGACGGTACCATCGATTATTACAATGCCGAATGGGAGCGGGTCCTGGGTCTCGCGGTCGCTGATCTCAAACGTCATGGCTGGATCGCATTCAGCCATGACGCCGATCGGCCGCGCGCGCGCCTGGCCTGGGAGCAGGCGATATCCACGGGCGGCCATTTCCAGATAGAGGCACGTCTGCGCGCCGGCGGCGGCCAGTGGTCCTGGTGCCGACTTGAGGCGCGGCAAAGGGGCGAGGGACAGGACGCCGGGCGTTGGTATGGTGACTGTGTCCTATTGCGAGCACCACAGAGTCTCGAGAATTCCTGGCGGTTTTTGAGCGAGGTTGCGCGCCGCATCACCGAGAGCCTCGATTATGAGTCGACGCTCTCGAGCCTTGCCCAGGCGGTGGTGCCGACATTTGCAGATTGGTGCGCGGTGGATGTCGTGAACGATGCCGGAGGCCTCGAGCGCGCGAGCCTGTCTCACACAAATCCCGATCTCGTGCGTGCCATCGTAAGCCGCAGGCCGGATGTCGAGGTCAGTCGTTGGACGGCGCTCGATGTCGTACGCACCGGAGAGCCGCAGCTTATTACGGACATCGATCAGGGCATGATCGATGCGATTGTAAAAGACCCGCAGGCGCGCGCCTTTTTTGCCTCCCTTAAGCTGCGCTCCCTTATCCGGTTGCCGCTCAAAGCGCGTGGACGGACCGTGGGCGTCATCACCTTCGTGTTATCGGGTCCGGGCGCGCGTCGCTACACACAAGAGGACCTGCCGCTTGCCACGGAGATTGCCCAACAAGGGGCGATCGCCGTGGAAAATGCCCGTCTCTACCGTAAGGCCCGCGAAGAGATCGAGGAGCGCCGCCATGCCGAAGAGGCGCTGGCCACGAGCGAGGCCCGTTACCGGTCGCTCATAGAGGCCTCGGCGCAGATCGTCTGGAGTCTTGATGCCGAGGGCCGCGCCCGCGACGACCTGCCGGGCTGGCGGGCGTTCACCGGCCAATCGCCGAAGGATGTGGTCGGCTACGGCTGGATGGAGGCCCTGCATCCGCGTGATCGCGAATCCTTGCGGGCCCGGTTTCCGTGTTTCGGGCCGGAGCCGCAGGCCATCGTCCTGCAGGCCGATCTTGCCTCTGCGGAGGGCGGGTATCGTTCTGTGATCCTGCGTATCGTGCCGCTTTTCGACAAGGACGGGTGTTGCCGCGAGTGGATTGCCGCCGGCATCGATATTACCCGCGAGAAGACCGCGAACGAACTCCTGGCGCGCGAGAAGGAGCAGCTGGCGGTGACCCTGAACAGTCTTGGCGAGGCGGTGGTGACGATGGACACTTCCGGACATATCACGCTCTTCAACCATGTCGCGCAGACTTTGACGGGCTGGCCCCAGCGGGAGGCCCTGGGGAAACCGGTTGACGAGGTCGTGCCGTTACACGATATGGGCTCCGGCCAACGACTTTTGGATATCGTCGGGGGCGTGTTACGCCAAGACGAGCAGCCACGCCTCGGTGAGCGGCGGCTTCTGCGCGCCCGTGACGGCAGCGAGCGCTTGGTCGTGTATACCGCGGCACGGATACGCGACCCGGCGGGTCAGAGCGTGGGTGCCGTGGCCGTGTTCCGAGATATCACCGCTCATCAAAGGTTGGAGGAAGATGCCCTGAAGGCGCAGAAGCTTGAGTCCGTGGGGGTCTTGGCGGGCGGCATCGCGCATGACTTCAACAATATCCTGACCGCGGTCATCGGGAATATTACGCTCGCCAAGATGCTGGTGCCAGGCGTAGATCGTGTAAACCATGCCCTGTCTGAGGCCGAAAAGGCGGCGTGGCGAGCGCGCGGGCTCACGCAGCAGCTCTTGACCTTTGCGCGCGGTGGGGCACCTGTAAAGCGCGAGGGTTCGCTGGCGGTACTGCTGCGCGAGACGGTGCCGTTCGCGCTCGCCGGTTCCAAGGCCAAATGCCACGTCGTCGTGGCTGATGATCTCTGGACCGTGGCCTTCGATCCGGGACAATTGAGTCAGGCGATCAGCAACCTTGTCATCAACGCCGCGCAAGCCATGCCTTCCGGCGGGATTATTCACATCGAGGCGCGCAACGCCGAGACCGCCGGTGAGGACCCGCAGGTACTGCCCCCCGGACCTCACGTGCGCATCCTGGTCGCTGATACCGGCAATGGTATCCCCAAGGCCCATCTCACCAAGATCTTCGATCCGTACTTTACGACCAGGGAGGGGCACAGCGGCCTTGGGTTGGCCACGACCTATTCCATAATCCGTCGGCATGGGGGGGTTATAAGGGTGGAGTCGGAGGAGGGGCGGGGCACGCAGTTCGAGGTGTACCTCCCGGCCCAGGCGGCGCCGACGGCGCCTGCCAAGCCGGTCCCGCGCCAGCGCCAACGGGACCGGATACTGATCCTGGATGACGAGCCGGCACTCCTCACATTGCTGGCCGCACTACTCGATTATTTGGGCTATGAGACGTCCGCCGCGCAAGACGGTGCACAGGCGGTAGCGGATTATGCGCAGGCCTTGCGCGAAGGCCGCCCATTCGCGGCGGTGATCCTGGACCTCACCGTGCCCGCCGGGGTTGGGGGCGAGGAGTGCCTGCGGCGATTGCGATCGCTCGATCCCGATGTCCGGGCGATCGTGTCGAGCGGCTATTGCCATGATCCGATCATGGCCGATTTCGCGCGGTTTGGTTTCCGCGCCGCGATCACCAAGCCCTACCAGTTGCACGAGCTCGAGCAGACGATCCGCGGCGTGCTTGTGGAAAACGGCGAGCATTTGCGCTAGCGTAGGTGCATGTCCCTTGTTCCTTTCATCGAATTGGGCCGCGACGGGCGCGCCCGGGCCTGTCAGCTGTCGCTTGCCCACGGCGTTGTGGCGACGCCCTCGTTCATGCCGGTTGGCACCTATGGGGCCGTCAAGGGCATGAGTCCCGCCGAGGTCGCCGGCAGCGGTGCCGCCATTGTCCTTGGGAACACCTTCCATCTCATGGAAAGGCCGGGCCTCGAGGTGATCGCGGCGCATGGCGGGTTGCATGGCTTCATGGGCTGGCAGGGCCCGATCCTGACGGATTCGGGCGGATTTCAGGTCTTCAGTCTGGCGGCGCTACGCAAGGTCAGCGAACAGGGCGTCGCATTCCGCTCGCCGCGCGACGGGCGCCCGTTGATGTTGACGCCGGAACTCGCGATGGCCGCGCAGGCCACGCTACGCTCGGACATCGCCATGGTGTTCGACGAATGCACCCCCCACCCGGCGAGCTTTGGCGAGGCGCGCGCGAGCATGGAGTTGTCCGGGCGCTGGGCCGAGCGCAGCCGTGCTGCCTATGATGGTCCTGGCGCGCTCTTTGGGATCGTTCAGGGGGGCTCTATGAGGACCTGCGCGAGATGTCGGCACGCGCGCTTGTCGGCGTCGGTTTCGACGGCTATGCCCTGGGTGGACTGTCGGTGGGTGAGTCGAAGGGCGACATGTACCGGCTGGTCACGCATTGCGCCCCGCTTTTGCCGGCCGATCGGCCCCGTTACCTTATGGGTGTAGGCACGCCCGAGGATATCGTGACCGCAGTGAGCGCCGGTATCGACCTCTTCGATTGCGTCCTGCCGACGCGTAATGCCCGCAATGGCTGGCTATTTACGCGCACCGGGGTCGTAAAGATCCGCAATAGCGGCTATGCCCGCGACCTGGGTCCGGTCGACCCCGAATGCCGCTGTCATACATGTACGCATACCACCCGCAGTTACCTCCATCACCTGCAACGTTCCGGGGAAATGCTCGGCGCGCGGCTGGCCACGTTGCACAATCTGACCTATTACGGAGATTTGATGGCGGGCCTGCGTGCGGCTATTTTGGCGGGAACGCTGGAGGAATTCGTCGATTCGTTCTATCGTACGCGCCATAAACGGCCGCCGCGCGCCCTCGGAGGGCTTCCGGAGGATGAGACGGCGGCCATCACCACCACTGTTTAAAGGGAAATCATGATACACGTCATAAGTAATGCTTGGGCAGCCGCGCCCGCCGCCGGCGCGCCCCCGCAAGGGGCCGCCGGTCTGTTCCAGTTCCTGCCCTTCGTGCTGATCGTGGTCATGATGTATTTCCTGATCATGCGGCCGCAGAGCAAGCGCGCCCGCGAACAGCGGGCCATGCTGGCCGCGCTCGCCGTGGGCGATGAGGTGGTTATGGCCGGCGGCCTGCTTGGCCGGCTGACCGAGGTCGGACCGCAATACTCAAAGGCCGAAGTCGCCTCCGGGGTGTCGGTACAGATTCAAACATCTTCCGTGCAGCTGGTGTTGCCGAAGGGTACCATCGGGAAGGTGCAATAGCCTGATGAATCAGTACCCCTGGTGGAAAAATGCCCTTATAGGGCTTGTCGTCGTGCTGGGCCTCATCTATGCGCTCCCCAATCTGTACGGTGACAATCCCGCCGTCGAGATCCAGGCCGCCCACGGTGCTGTGGTCGATCACGCGACCGTGGCCCGGATCCGCCGCCTATTGGCGGCCGCCCAACTCCCGTATAAACGCATAAGCCGGGTCGCCAAGGGCGTCCAGGTCCGTTTCACGCGAGCCGGCGTACAGATGCGCGCTCGCGACCTCATCGGCCAGAAGCTCGGCCCCGGATTTCACACGGCGCTTGCGCTGGCGCCCGCCGCCCCATCCTGGTTGCGTGCGCTCGGTGCGCGTCCCATGTATCTCGGGCTCGATCTGCGCGGCGGGGTCCATTTTCTGTTACGCGTCGACATGCATGCGGCCTTGCACAAAACGCTCGTGGAAGATGTCCGCGCGCTGCGTCGAGCCTTGCGCCATCACCATATTCGTTACCGCGAGGCGCGGCTTACCAAGACCGGGGTCCTGGAACTGCGGTTTCGCAACGTTGTACAGGCGCATGAGGCGCGCCGTCTCATGGCGCAGCAATTTACCGATCTTGCCGTTAGCTCGGGGCCTCATCATACCCTGCGCGCGGTCATGACCCCCGCGGCCATAGCCGCCAGGCAACATTACGCGCTCGAGCAGAACCTGACGGCCTTGCGCCGGCGCGTAAATGAGCTCGGCGTCGCCGCCCCCGTCATTCAGCAGGAGGGGCAGTCGCGCATCGTGGTCGAGTTGCCGGGTGTCGAGGACATTGCGCGCGCCAAGGAGATCCTGGGGCGCACCGCGACCCTCGAGATCCACATGGTGGACAGCAAGAACAGTCTGGCATCGGCGGTCTCCAACGGCGCCCCGCCGGGGACACGGATCTATTATGACCGGCATGGCCAGCCGATCCTGCTCTATGACCGTGTCTTGTATTCCGGTGACGACATCACCAACGCCTCGGCCGGCGTCGATCCTCAGACCGGACAGCCGGTCGTGAACATTACTCTTAACGGTCGCGGTGCCGCCATCAATGCCCGCGTCACGCGCCATAACGTCGGCCAGCGCATGGCCGTCGTGTACGTGGAGGTCCAGTCCCATTTGAAGCGTAACGATCAAGGCGTCCCGATACGCGGGCCCGACGGCCGGCGCGTACGCGTGACGCGCAAGATCGAGCGCGTGATCACAGCGCCCGTCATTCGTGAGGCCCTGGGCGGCAGTTTCCAGATCACCGGTATCGGTAGTGTTCGCCAGGCCCGCAATCTCGCGCTCCTGCTGCGCGCCGGGGCGCTTGCGGCACCGGTCAGCATCATCGCCGAGCGCACCGTGGGACCAAGCCTGGGGGCGGCCAATATCACTCGCGGATTCTATGCGACCTTGTTTGGATTCCTCGCGATCGCGGTGTTCATGGCGGTGTACTATCGGACCTTCGGGGTACTCGCGGCGATCGCGCTGGCGAGCAACGTGGTCTTGCTCGTGGCCGTTCTTTCGGTCCTGCAGGCGACCCTGACGCTGCCGGGAATCGCGGGTATCGCCTTGACCGTGGGCATGGCCATCGACGCCAACGTACTGATTTTCGAGCGCATACGCGAGGAGCTGCGTAATAAGAACTCGCCGCAGGCGGCGATTGCGGCCGGATTCGATAAGGCGATGGGGACCATCGTGGACTCGAATATGACCACGTTCATCGCCGGTCTCGCGCTCTTTTGGTTGGGGTCTGGCTCGGTCCGGGGTTTTGCGATCACCTTGTGCCTTGGCATTCTGACCTCTCTTTTTAGCGCCATCCTGGTTACGAGGGCGCTCGTCAATGCAGTTTATGGGCGTCGCCGTCGTCTGGCGCACGTGGGCATCTGATGGAATTCTTTCGCATAAAGCGTGATCTGCCGTTCATGCGCTACGCGCGTACCACGGTATTTGTATCGCTCGTGTTTTTTGCGGTGGCGGTCGCGGCACTCATAGCGCGCGGCCTCAATCTGAACGTGGATTTCACCGGCGGCACCGTGATTGAGCTCCAGTTTAAGGCGGCAACGCCACCGTCGGCCATCCGCCGGCTGCTCATGGCGCACCATTATCACCATGCGCGCGTTGAGAACTACGGAACCGCGAGCAAGGTCCTGATTCGTCTGCCCACGCGCGCCACCAAGGGCAAGGCACTGGCGGTGCGGGTCTTGCGTCTTGTGTCGGCCCGCTATCCGGGGGCGAGTCTGCGCAGCGTCGAGTACGTGGGTCCGGAGGTGGGTTCGGAGCTTGCCGATCAAGGCGCGTTGGCACTATTGTTCGTGGCGCTCGGGATCACGATCTACCTCACCTTGCGTTTTGAATGGCGGTTCGCGGTCGGGGCGATCGTGGCGACCATACACGATGTCGTCATCGTGCTTGGGGTATTCGCACTTTTTCATATCAGTTTCTCATTGACCGTTTTGGCGGCCATCCTGGCGGTCCTTGGGTACTCGGTGAATGACACGGTGGTGGTATTTGACAGGATCCGCGAGAATTTCCGGCGCATGCGCACGGGCACGACCGCGGAGGTCATCGATAGCGCGATCACGCGCACGCTCTCGCGTACCGTCATGACCCACCTTTTGACCCAAATGATGGTATTGTCGATGTTGTTTCTGGGGGGGCCTGTGCTGTTTGGTTTTGCCCTGGCCATGACCGTCGGCATCGTCGTCGGGACGTACGGATCAGTGCTGGTGGCAAGCCCCATCGTCATGTGGCTGGGCTTAAAGCGTGAGGACCTGGTGGCGCGCAAGGCCGCCGCCGAGCGCCCATGAGCCGCCGGTCTTGTACCAGGCCCGGCCCATCGGGCCTGCTTGGCGTGGCGGTCTCGTCTGTGGTATTCAATGCCTACCCCGTGATTTTCGGAGGTAGGCTGTATGGACATTTCCTATTGGATGCCAGGAGAGCCGGCCGTTGAGGTCGTGGTCGGGGCTTGGCTCGTCCTTTATTTGGGCCGGCCTAACTTCCACAAAGGCGTACGCGCGCTGGCGCGCCTGACGCGCCACCCGTTGAGGCTCGTCGCCCGATTCCTGGGCGCGGGCGCGGCCGACATCCACAGGCGCAACCGTGCCCTGTTGCAGGCCCAGGCGCGGACCGACGCGGCCTTGAAGGTCGAGCGGGAGTGGGCGCGTCTCGATGAGATCGTGCGGCGTGATGTCCAGGGTTTCCCCGCCTTGCAGGAGGCCCTGTTGCGTCAGATTGCGCAGTGGGAGGCGGAATTTCAGCGGTCCGGGGAGGTCCCGCAGCCCTCGCCGGAATGGACCAAGGCGGTCAGCGCGGTGGCACGCCTCAAGACCGGAGACGATGGCGTAGCCGAACGTGTCCAGGCGGGGTTCCAGGTACTGGTCCAGAATGCACAAGAGCAGGCGTTGCGCGAGCGCCGCCAGGTCGCCGCCGAGCGCCACCGCCTCCTGGCCCGGGCCCAATTCATGTGGCAGGTGGTCGCGAGGCGGCTGGAGCATGTCGACAACCGGCTCGCGCAGGTCGCGGAGTCGGCGTTCGGAATCCACGAGGCCGTGGAACGTTACCAGGCCCTGTCCGAGCATGCGCCCCCGCTGGATCGCGCGCTGGTCGCCTCGGCGGCATCGCGCCTGATGGCTGCGGGCCTGGTATTGCTGGTGGCCGGCGGGGCCGCGCTCATGAATACCCATCTTATCGGCGTTCCCTTGCACTGGCTTGGTGTCGGGCGGGGTCTGGCGGTGGCGGGCCATCCGGCCGCGCAAGTGGCGGCCGCGACCCTGGTCGCGATCGAGGTGGTGGTCGGCATCGTGTTGTTCGATGCCCTCAATGTCACCCATCTTTTTGGCGTGGTGGCCGGACTTCCCGGGCGCACGCGGCGTACCGCGGCGGCCGGCGCCATCATCGTATTGGTCCTGCTCGCGGCACTGCAGGCCGTACTGGCCTTCGTGCGCGAGAGCGCCGTTCCCGGTGTACCGGCCATGAAGGCGGCGATGGTCCCCGATCTCCCGCTGTGGCAAACTGAGATGGACCCCAACCCCTGGACAGAATCTCCCGATCCTTAGGTGGATTATCTGCCGGGTTGGTCAAGCGGCTAGATCCCAGGACGCTGTGGTGTAAGCCTCCCACGGTGTCCGTCGATCCAGTGCTTGATGGGGCCTCTCATGATTATAGAAATGGAAGTATTTTGCAAGAGAGGCCCGTGCTTCAGGTATCGATGCATAGGCCTTGAGATACACCTCCTCATACTTGACAGAGCGCCACAACCGCTCGACGAACACGTTGTCACGCCAGCAGCCCTTGCCATCCATGCTGATGTCGATCGTGTGGGCCTTCAGGACGTCTGTGAAGGCCTCGGAGGTGAATTGCGCCCCTTGGTCGGTGTTGAAGATCTGCGGGGCCCCATAGAGCTCCAGGGCCTCCTCCAGGGCCTCGACACAGGAGTCGGCCTCCAGGGTGGTGGCCAGCCGCCAGGCGAGCACCGCACGCGTGGCCCAGTCCATGATGGCGACGAGATAGCAAAAGCCCCGGGCCATGGGGATGTAGGTCACGTCCGCACACCAGACCTGGTTGGGCCGGGTGATGGTCATGCCTCGCAAAAGATAGGGATAAATGCGATGACCCGGACCCGGGGCGCTGGTCTTGCGCCTGGGGTACAGGGTCTTGATCCCCATGACCTGCATGAGCCGCTGGATGCGCTTGCGGTTTACGAACACGCCGTCGCGCTCGAGCCGGTCCCGCAGGCGCCGCGAGCCCAGGAAGGGGTGCTGGAGGTGGAGGGCATCGAGCCGCTTCATGAGCGCCAGATCGTCCTCGGAGACCACAGGCTTCCCCTGGTAATACACGCTCGAGCGGGGCACGCCAAGCCACGCGCATTGGCGTGCGATCGGCACCACCGGATTCTCGCGCTCGACCCGTTGGAGTCTCTCAGCCGTGGTCATTTGCCGAGCACTCGTGCGAAAAAATCGTTCTGGACCGTAAGCTCTCCAATCTTGGCCAGCAAGGCCTCGCGATCGCTGGTGGGTGTCGTCCCCGTGGGCTTGCCGAAAATGCTCGCCGCCTGGTCGATCAACTGCCGGCGCCACTGGGTCACCTGGTTCGGATGGACCTGGTGTTTGGCTGCGATCTCATGGATAGTCTTTTCCCCGGCCAGGGCCTCAAGGGCCACCTTGGCCTTGAACTGCGGGGCGTGATTGCGTCGTGTCTTGCTCATAGGATTTCTGCTCCTTGTTGCGTTACTGTAAGGGCAGATAATCACCTAAGCTAGTGTCCAAGAATTGGGGTCCATCTCTAACCGTCGCCGAAGGCCTATTGGCCGTCGTGCTCCCGTGTCTCATGGCCTTGGTGGCGATCCCGTTGGAGGCGTTTATTTATGCCCTTCGCACGGTTTCCGGGGTCGTCCTGGAGGCCCTTGTGAGGATCCTTGCCTTCGGGTTTCGGCTTGCCGGACGCGTGGTGTCGGGCGTTGCCGATACCCTGAGCGCCTTGTACGATCTTTTTATCCTGCCGCCATTGCTATTGGAACGGGCCTTCCAGTATGGGGCCTACCTCTCGGCGGAGCGTCGTCGCGGCGCCTCCCAGAACCGCTGATCATCCTGATACCGCGTGTGCCCCGAAGGCGCCCTTCGGTAGGGGCACTGGCGCGTCCGTGGCCCGGGAATAGGCAAAGAGGTTGCTCCCCTGCCTTTGATATTCCTCAAAAACGCATACTCCCAAAGAGATATACACTGGCCGACGTCATCGTCTCATAAATCTTACCAAGGTGTATCTTCGATGGAACAATTACTGGCATGGACGGATGATTTGAGTGTCGGAATCGAGGAAATCGATAGACAGCATAAGGAGCTTGTCAATATATTGAACGAACTCCATGAGGCCATCACGCAGCGACGGGCATCGACCGCGTGCGTGGCCATCCTCGATAAGTTGATCGAATATACGCGCGTGCACTTTACGGTGGAGGAAAGCCTGTTTCGCATCCTCGGCTATCCGGGGTACGGACCCCACCATCAGGAACACGAGAAACTAATCGAACAGATCGTGGGATTCCAGCGCAAGATCAAAGACGAAAACAGCAACGTCACGTTCGAATTGCTGCATTTCCTGCGCGGGTGGCTGACCCACCATATCCTGGGCACCGACAAGGCCTACGTCCCCTTCCTGCTCTCGAAGGGCGTAGAGCGTAAGCTATCGACCAAAACCTTCTGGAAGTTCTGGTAGAAGGAGATCGGTGGTCCGTGGGTCGCGCACGGCCTTAACGATGTGCGATGGCCGTCCGTGATGGGCGGACGCCCCGGATGGCCCTCCACACAAGCCGATAGGGCGCGATGGCGCAAGCCCCAGCGGGACAAAGAGGCGCGCGATCAGCGAAGCCCCGGCATCTCTCTGCGGCCACGCCCACACCGACCCATCGCCCGCGATTCTGGGCGGATAGGGCGCCCGCCCTGGCGGGACCGCTGCGGGGACCGCACCCGGATCCCCAGGGACCGGGACCAGTACGATCCGGACAGGCCCCAGGGGCCCAGGGGACCGGTGGTCCTTCAGGAGGGTCCCCGCAAGGGGGGTTAAGGCTCACCGGGGCGGGGCCAGACCCCGGCCATTCCGCTCATCTCGGGCCAGCCCAGGGTCGGCCGTAGGCCCGGCGGGGCTGGCCGTAGGACCGGTGGTCACCGCCGCCCACGCCCAGGCGGCCACGACCCTACCCGCTCTGCGCCATGGCCGGGGGATTTTAAGTCTCTGGGGCGACTTTGGCCAATCCCGGTCCGACCGACGTCGCGCGGGGTCCCGGATTCGCGCCTGCATCGCGCAAG is part of the Acidiferrobacter thiooxydans genome and harbors:
- a CDS encoding PAS domain S-box protein, coding for MSHTILVVDAPGGACFERVVSTVKRASPASFHVGTAEEVVRRVAAHDGPAVVIVTSDTPAPLAVAEQVYGAAPLTYVLFVADDAGAATLVSGLRDSAVSQGARWAISPPDDDRIVELLAGALGASRRLKTTALGGEPGREVDVISAAAGRLAHMVWSAAADGTIDYYNAEWERVLGLAVADLKRHGWIAFSHDADRPRARLAWEQAISTGGHFQIEARLRAGGGQWSWCRLEARQRGEGQDAGRWYGDCVLLRAPQSLENSWRFLSEVARRITESLDYESTLSSLAQAVVPTFADWCAVDVVNDAGGLERASLSHTNPDLVRAIVSRRPDVEVSRWTALDVVRTGEPQLITDIDQGMIDAIVKDPQARAFFASLKLRSLIRLPLKARGRTVGVITFVLSGPGARRYTQEDLPLATEIAQQGAIAVENARLYRKAREEIEERRHAEEALATSEARYRSLIEASAQIVWSLDAEGRARDDLPGWRAFTGQSPKDVVGYGWMEALHPRDRESLRARFPCFGPEPQAIVLQADLASAEGGYRSVILRIVPLFDKDGCCREWIAAGIDITREKTANELLAREKEQLAVTLNSLGEAVVTMDTSGHITLFNHVAQTLTGWPQREALGKPVDEVVPLHDMGSGQRLLDIVGGVLRQDEQPRLGERRLLRARDGSERLVVYTAARIRDPAGQSVGAVAVFRDITAHQRLEEDALKAQKLESVGVLAGGIAHDFNNILTAVIGNITLAKMLVPGVDRVNHALSEAEKAAWRARGLTQQLLTFARGGAPVKREGSLAVLLRETVPFALAGSKAKCHVVVADDLWTVAFDPGQLSQAISNLVINAAQAMPSGGIIHIEARNAETAGEDPQVLPPGPHVRILVADTGNGIPKAHLTKIFDPYFTTREGHSGLGLATTYSIIRRHGGVIRVESEEGRGTQFEVYLPAQAAPTAPAKPVPRQRQRDRILILDDEPALLTLLAALLDYLGYETSAAQDGAQAVADYAQALREGRPFAAVILDLTVPAGVGGEECLRRLRSLDPDVRAIVSSGYCHDPIMADFARFGFRAAITKPYQLHELEQTIRGVLVENGEHLR
- a CDS encoding tyrosine-type recombinase/integrase, with amino-acid sequence MDRGVFVSRTEAASTSQTEAWDRYLREITPTKKPSTVAREKNRVKTLAALPFARRSLASIKGSDITTFIWGRQAEGLGANAIRLDLALLSHVFTVTGSAWGMEPLGNPVKRIRGQRPKLPGGRTRRLVDDEHRRLVEAAAKDQDASLPCAVRAWPLERACMATSIEGLTFHDRRHGTTSRLFETGLNPVEVAAITSHKILQMLKRYTHLRAEDPVGRLG
- the queA gene encoding tRNA preQ1(34) S-adenosylmethionine ribosyltransferase-isomerase QueA, translated to MTSDLFDYDLPPELIAQTPVSPRSASRLMVVSADDGGLADRQFADLGEYLLAGDLLVFNDTRVVPARFYGRRPTGGRVELLLERFLDDGGRAHVALRASKSPRAGEVLTLEGGLYATVLGRTGELTEVMFSGADDLMGLIERVGHVPLPPYITRPDNENDRTRYQTVYARVPGAVAAPTAGLHFDEALLARLAGQGVETAFVTLHVGAGTFRPVRPETLAQGRLHPERIIVSEALVAAIAATKAHGGRVIAVGTTTARALEAAAASGTLRPYIGDTDLFIRPGFQFRVTEGLITNFHLPHSTLLMLVCAFAGADRVRDAYRRAVMMRYRFFSYGDAMLLWRAARENK
- the yajC gene encoding preprotein translocase subunit YajC, producing the protein MIHVISNAWAAAPAAGAPPQGAAGLFQFLPFVLIVVMMYFLIMRPQSKRAREQRAMLAALAVGDEVVMAGGLLGRLTEVGPQYSKAEVASGVSVQIQTSSVQLVLPKGTIGKVQ